The proteins below are encoded in one region of Candidatus Palauibacter soopunensis:
- a CDS encoding SDR family oxidoreductase, with translation MKLEGAVALVTGGARRLGRALSLGLAEAGCDVFIHYRSSAAAADRTANEVRALGRRAATAAADLSLPERIDDLFEAFDTAFRRLDILVNSAASFERTPFDEATVAEWDAAQALNLRAPFLMTQRAAARMRAVPERRGSRGEPRAPGVIINMSDMSAVAAWKGFAPHGVSKAGLLHLTALTARELGAEVRANAIVPGPILPPPGETAEDAAWREKGRRVPLGWTGDPEYVAHAARFLAENDYVTGATIYVDGGEHLLTGGRT, from the coding sequence GTGAAACTCGAGGGCGCCGTCGCACTCGTGACGGGGGGCGCGCGCCGGCTGGGCCGCGCGCTGTCGCTGGGGCTGGCCGAGGCGGGGTGCGACGTCTTCATCCACTACCGGAGTTCGGCCGCGGCGGCCGACCGCACGGCGAACGAGGTGCGGGCCCTGGGGCGCCGAGCGGCGACGGCCGCGGCCGACCTCTCGCTCCCGGAGCGGATCGACGACCTGTTCGAGGCGTTCGACACGGCGTTCCGGCGCCTCGATATCCTCGTGAACTCCGCCGCGAGCTTCGAGCGCACCCCCTTCGACGAGGCGACGGTCGCGGAATGGGATGCCGCACAGGCGCTCAACCTGCGCGCCCCCTTCCTCATGACGCAGCGGGCGGCCGCCCGAATGCGCGCCGTGCCCGAGCGGCGCGGAAGCCGGGGGGAACCTCGGGCGCCCGGCGTCATAATCAACATGTCGGACATGTCGGCGGTCGCCGCCTGGAAGGGATTTGCGCCGCACGGGGTCAGCAAGGCGGGACTTCTGCACCTGACGGCGCTGACGGCCCGCGAACTGGGCGCGGAGGTGCGCGCGAACGCGATCGTTCCCGGTCCGATTCTTCCGCCTCCCGGCGAGACGGCGGAGGACGCGGCCTGGCGGGAGAAAGGCCGGCGGGTCCCGCTCGGGTGGACCGGAGACCCGGAGTACGTGGCGCACGCGGCGCGGTTCCTGGCCGAGAACGACTATGTGACTGGAGCGACGATCTACGTGGATGGCGGCGAACATCTGCTGACGGGAGGGCGAACCTGA